The following are from one region of the Hemitrygon akajei chromosome 6, sHemAka1.3, whole genome shotgun sequence genome:
- the bet1l gene encoding BET1-like protein — MAERNRGGSSAVDQMLDTENKRMAENLSSKVSRLKAIALDIDQETADQNRYLDGMDSDFLSATGLLTGSVKRFSTMVRSGRDNKKLLCYTSVGLVLLFFILYFLVTRMQT; from the exons GTGGCTCTAGTGCAGTGGATCAAATGCTCGATACAGAAAACAAACGGATGGCAGAGAACCTGTCCAGCAAAGTGTCCCGACTCAAAGCG ATTGCTCTGGACATTGACCAGGAGACAGCTGACCAGAACAGATACTTGGATGGCATG GACTCCGATTTCCTGAGTGCCACTGGTCTTCTGACGGGGAGTGTAAAGCGGTTTTCCACGATGGTGAGATCAGGACGGGACAATAAGAAGTTGCTGTGCTACACGTCTGTTGGTCTGGTCCTCCTCTTCTTCATCCTGTACTTCCTGGTCACCAGGATGCAGACCTGA
- the LOC140728796 gene encoding maestro heat-like repeat-containing protein family member 1 — protein MTMEEEEGSLDEILDSLYVLGLHHPERVLLIYYDHLAQYTKLTASQGTLLLESMGNIIKDTLDQISQSLAQKILSLSAVWVTKPTWPHAGSQQAASNLLVTMSSRFTDEVVHLLMESFKQGQHPQVYVVKTLSKMSTENPYSMVPFLKHILGAMFPTLFRTKQEEMKAAFATALGNFSESILIYLSSVEKTSDPLVTTETFSTEINTIYSLLFKVWLEKEPPKLMLTIMEALGYVTLLLPRERLEKELPKLIPTIVSLYKKHPAHSSVTGCLYQVLDIAIKINSLELKTQMGNLLKNLHQQICLSVGSKNFLGGKNHGEILRCFTLLAPAYADILVDFLLPRLDSVEQQTRLGTLSILRHLISSASSHLAQKAHAIVAAMKPVLVDKCSNQEKKLAAQLICAMAQQSYIQAEDGKVMVEFLVRQCAAALDSGTPAGPSHQSEQVTDEDLVTVCETVMFMITNTAKMENVLWAVLLDYVTLTQYTKALTTICNCLAHLGKKKLQSGMGRFMLMYKTDSSPQKAQELLARLLLLSCCPFEGGSRGAAALRLLQVLGSSIHPAIASEWDRDLSALVGQLQEHSKETLPEEEWEEKLLLLLSKTLTSINDEEWIRPLSEEMYRHIEIVCHSAQKAFLYKALGVVFSQLHSTNVKEDLLEMLLSVQPSERVEREGVAVAFGLASMSHFDDALDCLQEFAHAERSKNTKCSSGVHGDRVDVDMVEVNSTLVLCYGNMALYAPEEQALPRIESHILPAVIQFIPDRQGMTAEYGNGSLQLSLIHTITLIAKSLEVNSQRVLLSRKRELLQCMQDFMEAEPTQLLQSPMRQQAITACTHLIKLSSESNHSDTLPVIRTCLASTFSLLPAEMHRGNTGGNADTLYAEIVKALKEFLKQILIQDPTPECFQAMFKQIEVWIISTKEHERERAMDTALELLRYYLEEVPVNDVMLLPDLGAVIGRLMPQCADPSLAVRQMSVDSLHMMLAIQVPYQDTYLDQQSEQLEVLKAVREELVNPSPSLLLQACRQIAEIISNSLPQDQLGKLLLAVFTRLSDQQPSCASAAAVLTGTITATQGRELKGQVSEILEALRSELQSVTLRVEVKLSALRSIAILASYNPKAVVDHLLTYPAPLDSYTSQLWQSLAEYTQGSPTIMKELVDTLKQQLLHWEKQIHSIHENKTPQPSQECLVSVCALHEMISTPESAEVVTELFPELFSVLLVHLRSFVEISSPSVFVPNCPTKQKEFLVKPLTLRSKDICVTCVQALKALMGQVNQQKLVKCMEENGGWSQMIDLYRSHAGVALLAKEMARYACPSLSGIVEQVIALIPILQECQKVTTASFLGEILRSPLMTKLDLTDTLVSKLLQCLVNSSTALQAVCVRALGNITVGDPLNTEKYSQQVLCAMIYLMESEQQDNEVLMFEVLSCLGKHLNLLKASAVKPSIIKIFTATRTFFDASNERVRAEAFNVFGNLAKCGMRDPKSFLCRQIHGNLVRLLLQLDARSEELSSSCNMTLHLVAPLVVSAKAFSLIENYVGEPTLNYIEFLRAISQQLMKDFPEKVHSYITDCISFFNRPEEQLRANAITLSGLFFQRPEKHTQSARKIT, from the coding sequence ATGACCATGGAGGAAGAGGAAGGTTCCCTGGACGAAATACTGGACAGTCTCTATGTGTTGGGTCTGCATCACCCTGAAAGGGTGTTACTGATCTATTATGATCATCTAGCTCAGTACACCAAACTGACAGCTTCACAGGGGACTTTGTTACTGGAAAGCATGGGGAATATTATCAAGGACACCCTTGATCAGATTAGTCAGAGCCTGGCACAGAaaattctctctctgtctgctgtgTGGGTGACTAAGCCAACATGGCCACATGCTGGGAGTCAGCAAGCTGCAAGCAATCTGCTGGTTACGATGAGCAGCAGATTTACTGATGAGGTCGTCCACTTGTTGATGGAGAGTTTCAAACAAGGTCAGCACCCTCAAGTATATGTTGTGAAAACCCTGAGCAAAATGTCAACAGAAAACCCCTACAGCATGGTGCCATTTCTGAAGCACATCTTAGGGGCTATGTTTCCAACCCTCTTTAGGACTAAACAGGAGGAGATGAAAGCTGCATTTGCCACAGCACTGGGAAATTTCAgcgagagcatcctgatatatctGTCAAGTGTGGAGAAAACCTCAGACCCTCTAGTAACCACGGAGACTTTCTCCACTGAGATCAACACCATTTATAGTCTGTTGTTTAAGGTGTGGCTGGAGAAGGAGCCCCCTAAACTGATGCTAACTATTATGGAAGCTCTGGGCTATGTCACTTTACTCTTGCCAAGGGAGAGGCTAGAAAAGGAACTCCCCAAGCTAATTCCAACCATTGTGTCTCTCTACAAGAAGCATCCTGCACATTCTTCTGTCACAGGATGCCTGTACCAGGTGTTGGACATTGCTATCAAAATAAACAGTTTAGAACTGAAAACACAGATGGGCAATCTGCTTAAAAATCTCCACCAGCAAATCTGCCTTTCTGTAGGGTCAAAGAACTTCCTTGGTGGGAAGAACCACGGTGAGATTTTGCGCTGTTTTACGCTTCTTGCCCCAGCTTATGCAGACATTTTGGTTGACTTCCTCCTACCCAGGTTAGACAGCGTGGAGCAGCAAACCAGACTGGGAACACTTAGTATCCTGAGGCATCTGATAAGTTCAGCCTCCTCACACTTAGCCCAGAAGGCGCATGCCATTGTGGCCGCCATGAAGCCAGTGCTTGTGGATAAATGCAGCAACCAGGAAAAGAAGCTGGCTGCTCAGCTCATCTGTGCCATGGCCCAACAAAGTTACATCCAGGCAGAGGACGGAAAGGTAATGGTGGAGTTTCTCGTCCGACAGTGTGCTGCCGCTCTCGATTCAGGCACGCCGGCAGGACCCAGCCATCAGTCAGAACAGGTTACAGATGAGGACCTTGTCACAGTGTGTGAGACAGTGATGTTTATGATCACAAATACAGCAAAGATGGAGAATGTTCTCTGGGCCGTCCTCTTGGACTATGTCACCTTGACCCAGTACACCAAGGCTCTCACAACCATTTGCAATTGTTTAGCGCACCTCGGGAAAAAGAAGCTGCAGTCTGGCATGGGAAGGTTTATGTTAATGTACAAGACAGATAGTAGTCCCCAAAAAGCCCAGGAACTGTTGGCTCGACTCCTTCTGCTGTCTTGCTGCCCATTTGAGGGAGGAAGCCGCGGAGCAGCGGCCCTGAGATTACTGCAAGTCCTGGGTTCCAGTATTCACCCAGCAATTGCATCAGAGTGGGACAGGGACCTGTCGGCATTAGTTGGTCAATTACAGGAGCATTCCAAGGAAACTCTACCCGAAGAGGAATGGGAAGAAAAATTATTACTGCTGCTGTCCAAAACTCTGACCAGCATTAACGATGAGGAATGGATTCGTCCACTGAGTGAGGAAATGTACAGGCATATTGAAATTGTCTGTCATTCAGCACAGAAGGCATTCCTCTACAAAGCTCTAGGGGTTGTGTTCAGCCAACTTCACAgcaccaatgtaaaggaggacCTTCTCGAAATGCTGCTGAGTGTGCAACCCAGCGAGAGGGTAGAAAGGGAAGGTGTGGCCGTCGCTTTTGGTCTTGCTTCTATGAGTCACTTTGACGATGCCCTTGACTGTCTGCAGGAGTTTGCTCATGCTGAGAGAAGCAAGAATACCAAATGTTCCTCCGGTGTTCATGGGGACAGGGTTGATGTGGACATGGTCGAGGTCAACAGCACTCTTGTTCTGTGCTATGGCAACATGGCACTCTATGCCCCTGAGGAGCAGGCACTGCCCAGAATAGAAAGCCACATTCTACCCGCTGTTATCCAATTCATTCCAGACAGGCAGGGAATGACAGCGGAATATGGCAATGGCTCATTGCAGCTCAGCCTCATACACACCATCACTCTGATAGCCAAATCCCTAGAAGTAAACAGCCAGAGAGTCCTGCTGAGCAGGAAAAGGGAGCTGCTACAGTGCATGCAGGACTTTATGGAGGCAGAGCCGACACAGCTACTGCAGAGCCCTATGCGACAGCAAGCCATCACCGCCTGCACACACCTCATTAAACTGAGCAGTGAGTCCAACCACTCTGACACCCTGCCTGTGATACGTACTTGCCTGGCAAGTACATTCAGCCTGCTGCCAGCAGAAATGCACAGGGGCAACACTGGAGGTAATGCAGACACACTATATGCAGAAATTGTGAAGGCCTTGAAAGAGTTTCTGAAGCAGATACTGATTCAGGACCCCACCCCAGAATGTTTCCAGGCTATGTTTAAACAAATAGAAGTGTGGATTATCTCCACCAAGGAGCACGAGCGAGAGAGAGCTATGGACACAGCACTGGAGTTGCTGAGGTATTACTTAGAAGAAGTGCCTGTCAACGATGTAATGCTGTTGCCTGATCTGGGTGCTGTGATTGGACGCCTGATGCCACAATGTGCTGACCCATCACTTGCTGTTCGACAGATGTCGGTAGATTCGTTGCACATGATGCTGGCCATTCAGGTGCCATACCAGGACACCTATCTAGATCAGCAAAGTGAACAGCTTGAGGTGCTGAAAGCAGTCAGAGAGGAGCTGGTGAATCCCAGCCCTTCACTTCTTCTTCAAGCATGCAGGCAGATTGCAGAGATCATCTCCAACAGTTTGCCTCAGGACCAACTAGGAAAGCTACTCCTCGCGGTGTTCACTAGGCTGTCTGACCAGCAGCCCAGCTGTGCCAGTGCAGCGGCCGTGCTCACTGGAACCATCACTGCAACACAGGGCAGGGAACTGAAAGGTCAGGTCTCTGAGATACTTGAAGCCCTTAGGAGTGAGCTCCAGTCAGTCACTCTAAGAGTAGAGGTGAAACTCTCAGCTCTGCGCAGTATTGCCATTCTAGCCTCGTACAACCCCAAAGCAGTAGTGGACCATCTCCTTACCTATCCTGCTCCCTTGGACAGCTACACCAGCCAGTTGTGGCAATCCCTGGCAGAGTACACACAGGGGAGCCCAACCATAATGAAAGAGCTGGTGGACACATTGAAACAGCAGTTACTACACTGGGAGAAACAGATCCATAGCATCCATGAGAACAAAACACCACAGCCCTCTCAAGAGTGCCTGGTCAGCGTCTGTGCTCTGCACGAGATGATAAGTACACCGGAGTCAGCAGAGGTTGTAACAGAATTATTCCCGGAGCTCTTCAGTGTTCTTCTTGTCCACCTCCGTTCCTTTGtcgaaatttcttcacccagtgtTTTTGTTCCTAATTGTCCAACAAAGCAGAAGGAATTCTTAGTGAAGCCTCTGACACTTAGGAGCAAGGACATCTGTGTGACTTGTGTGCAGGCTTTAAAGGCCCTGATGGGTCAAGTGAACCAACAGAAGCTGGTAAAATGTATGGAAGAGAATGGTGGTTGGAGCCAAATGATTGATCTCTACCGATCCCATGCAGGGGTTGCCCTCCTCGCCAAAGAAATGGCTAGGTATGCTTGTCCCAGTTTGAGTGGGATTGTAGAACAGGTAATAGCACTCATCCCCATTCTTCAGGAATGTCAGAAAGTTACCACAGCTTCCTTCCTCGGTGAAATTTTAAGATCACCACTGATGACCAAACTGGACCTTACAGACACCCTGGTGAGCAAGCTGCTTCAGTGCCTGGTCAACTCCTCCACTGCTCTCCAAGCAGTCTGCGTAAGGGCTCTGGGCAACATCACAGTTGGAGATCCTCTGAACACTGAGAAATATTCTCAGCAAGTGCTGTGTGCAATGATTTACTTAATGGAATCCGAACAGCAGGACAATGAGGTACTAATGTTTGAGGTGCTTTCCTGCCTGGGGAAGCACTTGAACCTGCTGAAAGCAAGTGCTGTTAAACCCTCTATCATTAAAATCTTCACCGCCACCCGAACATTCTTTGACGCTTCAAACGAGAGAGTCCGGGCTGAAGCATTTAACGTGTTTGGAAACCTAGCCAAATGTGGAATGAGGGACCCAAAATCCTTCTTGTGCCGACAGATCCACGGGAACTTGGTCCGTCTGTTACTGCAGCTGGATGCCAGGAGTGAGGAACTCTCCTCTTCGTGTAACATGACTCTACATTTGGTTGCACCCCTTGTGGTCTCAGCCAAGGCGTTCTCACTGATTGAGAACTATGTGGGAGAGCCCACACTGAACTACATTGAGTTCCTTAGAGCTATTTCACAGCAACTGATGAAGGACTTCCCTGAAAAGGTCCACTCTTACATTACAGACTGCATATCCTTCTTCAACAGGCCGGAGGAGCAACTCCGAGCAAATGCCATAACCCTTTCAGGACTGTTTTTCCAACGCCCAGAAAAGCATACCCAATCTGCCCGCAAAATTACCTGA